A genomic window from Streptomyces sp. HUAS YS2 includes:
- the galE gene encoding UDP-glucose 4-epimerase GalE encodes MTWLITGGAGYIGAHVAHTMTDADERVVVLDDVTSGVPTRLPAGVPLVRGSIADRELLDRTLAEHDVTGVVHLAAKKQVGESVERPLYYYRENVHGLTVLLEAVVAAGVPRFLFSSSAAVYGVPDVELITEETPAEPINPYGETKLAGEWLVRATGQAHGIATACLRYFNVAGAARPELADTGVFNIIPMFFDRITRGEAPRIFGTDYPTEDGTCVRDYIHISDLAEAHLAIARRLEAQRGAGDLTVNIGRGRGVSVRELADLVAEVTGFTGTPVVEGRRPGDAARAVASVDRIAEELGWTASRDVREMVESAWEGWRLHHPEAAAR; translated from the coding sequence ATGACTTGGCTGATCACGGGCGGAGCGGGCTACATCGGGGCCCATGTGGCGCACACCATGACGGACGCCGACGAGCGGGTCGTCGTGCTCGACGACGTCACCTCGGGCGTTCCCACGCGGCTGCCCGCGGGCGTCCCGCTGGTGCGGGGTTCGATCGCCGACCGGGAACTCCTCGACCGGACCCTCGCCGAGCACGATGTGACGGGTGTGGTGCATCTCGCGGCGAAGAAGCAGGTCGGGGAGTCCGTCGAGCGCCCGCTGTACTACTACCGGGAGAACGTGCACGGGCTGACCGTGCTCCTGGAGGCCGTGGTCGCGGCCGGGGTGCCGCGGTTCCTGTTCTCGTCCTCGGCGGCGGTGTACGGCGTCCCGGACGTGGAGCTGATCACCGAGGAGACCCCGGCGGAGCCGATCAACCCGTACGGCGAGACCAAGCTGGCCGGCGAGTGGCTGGTGCGGGCGACCGGGCAGGCGCACGGCATCGCGACGGCCTGTCTGCGCTACTTCAACGTGGCGGGCGCGGCCCGGCCGGAGCTGGCGGACACCGGGGTGTTCAACATCATCCCGATGTTCTTCGACCGGATCACCCGGGGCGAGGCCCCGCGGATCTTCGGCACGGACTACCCGACCGAGGACGGCACCTGCGTCCGCGACTACATCCACATCTCCGACCTCGCCGAGGCCCATCTGGCGATCGCGCGCCGGTTGGAGGCGCAGCGCGGCGCCGGGGACCTGACGGTGAACATCGGGCGCGGGCGCGGGGTCTCGGTGCGCGAGCTGGCCGATCTCGTCGCCGAGGTGACCGGGTTCACGGGCACGCCGGTGGTCGAGGGGCGCCGGCCGGGGGACGCGGCCCGCGCGGTCGCCTCGGTGGACCGGATCGCCGAGGAACTGGGCTGGACGGCGAGCCGCGACGTACGCGAGATGGTCGAGTCGGCCTGGGAGGGCTGGCGGCTGCACCACCCGGAGGCCGCCGCCCGCTGA
- a CDS encoding ABC transporter permease, with protein sequence MSDTTHEGAIAMTAPPSVDDGLSPAELAAKYGLAVSGARPGLVEYVRQLWGRRHFILAFSQAKLTAQYAQAKLGQLWQVATPLLNALVYYLIFGLILNASRGMSKEVYIPFLVTGVFVFTFTQSSVMAGVRAISNNLGLVRALHFPRASLPISFALQQLQQLLFSMIVLVAIAVAFGSYPSLSWLLVVPALALQFVFNTGLAMIMARLGSKTPDLAQLMPFIMRTWMYASGVMFSIPLMLADKPAWIADVLMYNPAAVYMDLVRFALIDGYGSENLPSHVWMAGLGWAVLLGVVGFVYFWKAEERYGRG encoded by the coding sequence GTGAGTGACACAACCCATGAGGGTGCGATCGCGATGACCGCGCCGCCATCCGTCGACGACGGCCTCTCCCCGGCGGAGCTGGCCGCGAAGTACGGCCTCGCGGTGAGCGGTGCCCGGCCGGGCCTCGTCGAGTACGTCCGGCAGCTGTGGGGGCGCCGCCACTTCATCCTGGCGTTCTCCCAGGCGAAGCTGACGGCCCAGTACGCCCAGGCCAAGCTGGGCCAGCTGTGGCAGGTGGCGACCCCGCTGCTCAACGCGCTGGTCTACTACCTGATCTTCGGGCTGATCCTGAACGCGAGCCGGGGCATGTCGAAGGAGGTGTACATCCCCTTCCTGGTGACCGGTGTGTTCGTCTTCACGTTCACCCAGTCCTCGGTGATGGCGGGTGTGCGCGCGATCTCCAACAACCTGGGTCTGGTCCGGGCGCTGCACTTCCCGCGCGCCTCGCTGCCCATCTCGTTCGCGCTGCAGCAGCTCCAGCAGCTGCTGTTCTCGATGATCGTGCTGGTCGCGATCGCCGTCGCGTTCGGCAGCTACCCGTCGCTGAGCTGGCTGCTGGTCGTGCCCGCGCTGGCGCTGCAGTTCGTCTTCAACACCGGCCTCGCAATGATCATGGCCCGGCTCGGCAGCAAGACGCCCGACCTGGCCCAGCTGATGCCTTTCATCATGCGGACCTGGATGTACGCCTCCGGCGTCATGTTCTCGATCCCGCTGATGCTCGCGGACAAGCCGGCGTGGATCGCCGACGTCCTCATGTACAACCCGGCGGCGGTCTACATGGACCTGGTCCGCTTCGCACTGATCGACGGATACGGCTCCGAGAACCTGCCGTCGCACGTCTGGATGGCCGGCCTCGGCTGGGCCGTGCTGCTCGGCGTCGTCGGTTTCGTGTACTTCTGGAAGGCGGAGGAGAGGTACGGCCGTGGATGA
- a CDS encoding DUF5941 domain-containing protein, with protein sequence MSTAILTGPPVPGSSLDGDLKSLGFDVQVASGPSDAAALLAAVPAGRRVAVVDPRFVGHLHALRLALTDPRFPAAAAPGALTAQPDARPALERALTAAPADSEALPDTLADALAADGVAVHRPELGSLVAAVPDDSESRHRARAAVAEVDDEAVRLRNAVKAHDGFFTTFFISPYSRYIARWCARRGLTPNQVTTASLLTALIAAGCAATGDRAGYVAAGVLLLVSFVLDCTDGQLARYSLQYSTMGAWLDATFDRAKEYSFYAGLALGAARNGDDVWVLALASMVLMTCRHVVDFSFNEANHDATANTSPTAALSDRLDSVGWTVWARRMIVLPIGERWAMIAVLTAVTTPRVVFWALIIGCSFAACYTTAGRVLRSLTRKARRTDRAAQALYDLTDTGPLAELVRGTLIRVGAKSPGTLGLAVLASAQLIFAATQLPVGSWGMVLAAGIYAFFAGGAVMVPLKGALDWLVPPVFRAGEYVTVLLLAARSDVPHAVPAAFGLIAAVAYHHYDTVYRIRGGTGAPPAWLVRTIGGHEGRTVLVAVLAALTATAGSDFTLALTALAAAVALVVLVESIRFWVSSGAPAVHDEGETA encoded by the coding sequence CTGTCGACCGCCATCCTCACCGGCCCGCCGGTACCCGGATCGTCGCTCGACGGTGATCTGAAGTCGCTCGGCTTCGACGTCCAGGTCGCCTCCGGCCCCTCGGACGCGGCGGCGCTGCTCGCCGCCGTGCCGGCCGGACGTCGCGTCGCCGTCGTCGACCCCCGCTTCGTCGGACACCTGCACGCGCTGCGGCTGGCCCTCACCGACCCCCGCTTCCCCGCGGCCGCCGCCCCCGGCGCGCTCACCGCGCAGCCCGACGCCCGGCCGGCCCTGGAGCGGGCGCTGACCGCCGCCCCGGCGGACTCCGAGGCGCTGCCCGACACCCTCGCCGACGCGCTCGCCGCCGACGGCGTGGCCGTGCACCGCCCCGAGCTGGGCTCCCTGGTCGCCGCCGTGCCCGACGACTCCGAGAGCCGCCACCGGGCGCGCGCCGCCGTCGCCGAGGTCGACGACGAGGCGGTACGACTGCGCAACGCGGTCAAGGCCCACGACGGCTTCTTCACCACCTTCTTCATCAGCCCGTACTCGCGCTACATCGCCCGCTGGTGCGCCCGCCGCGGCCTGACCCCGAACCAGGTCACCACCGCCTCGCTGCTCACCGCCCTGATCGCGGCCGGCTGCGCCGCCACAGGCGACCGGGCCGGCTATGTCGCGGCCGGTGTGCTGCTGCTCGTCTCCTTCGTCCTGGACTGCACCGACGGGCAGCTCGCCCGCTACTCCCTGCAGTACTCGACGATGGGCGCCTGGCTCGACGCCACCTTCGACCGGGCCAAGGAGTACTCGTTCTACGCGGGCCTCGCCCTCGGCGCCGCCCGCAACGGCGACGACGTGTGGGTCCTGGCACTCGCCTCGATGGTCCTGATGACCTGCCGACACGTCGTGGACTTCTCGTTCAACGAGGCCAACCACGACGCCACGGCGAACACCAGCCCCACCGCGGCGCTCTCCGACAGGCTCGACAGCGTGGGCTGGACGGTCTGGGCCCGCCGCATGATCGTGCTCCCGATCGGCGAGCGCTGGGCCATGATCGCGGTCCTCACCGCCGTCACGACGCCGCGCGTCGTCTTCTGGGCGCTGATCATCGGCTGCTCCTTCGCCGCCTGCTACACCACCGCGGGCCGGGTGCTGCGCTCGCTGACCCGCAAGGCCCGGCGCACCGACCGCGCCGCACAGGCGCTGTACGACCTCACCGACACCGGCCCGCTCGCCGAGCTGGTGCGCGGGACGCTGATCCGCGTCGGCGCCAAGTCGCCGGGCACCCTCGGACTGGCCGTGCTGGCCTCCGCCCAGCTGATCTTCGCCGCCACCCAGCTGCCGGTCGGCAGCTGGGGCATGGTCCTCGCGGCCGGGATCTACGCCTTCTTCGCGGGCGGCGCCGTGATGGTTCCCCTCAAGGGCGCCCTCGACTGGCTGGTCCCGCCCGTCTTCCGGGCCGGCGAGTACGTGACCGTGCTGCTGCTCGCCGCCCGCTCCGACGTCCCGCACGCCGTTCCCGCGGCATTCGGGCTGATCGCGGCGGTCGCCTACCATCACTACGACACGGTGTACCGCATTCGCGGCGGCACCGGCGCGCCGCCCGCCTGGCTGGTGCGCACCATCGGCGGTCACGAGGGCCGCACGGTCCTGGTGGCCGTGCTCGCCGCCCTCACGGCGACCGCCGGCAGCGACTTCACCCTGGCGCTCACCGCCCTCGCGGCAGCCGTGGCGCTCGTGGTGCTCGTGGAGTCCATCCGCTTCTGGGTGTCGTCCGGAGCACCCGCCGTACACGACGAAGGAGAAACCGCATGA
- a CDS encoding ABC transporter ATP-binding protein gives MDDNRNQGRVPTVIADDVHIVYRVNGGGGGKGSATAALSRILGRGKGEARGVRKVHAVRGVSFTAYRGEAIGLIGTNGSGKSTLLRAIAGLLPTESGKVYTDGQPSLLGVNAALMNDLTGERNVILGGLAMGMSKEEIKARYQGIVDFSGINEKGDFITLPMRTYSSGMGARLRFSIAAAKNHDVLMIDEALATGDSKFRIRSEERIRELRKEAGTVFLVSHSNKSIRDTCDRVLWLEKGELLMDGPADEVLKAYERETGK, from the coding sequence GTGGATGACAACCGCAACCAGGGGCGCGTCCCCACCGTCATCGCCGACGATGTCCACATCGTCTACCGGGTCAACGGAGGCGGTGGCGGCAAGGGCAGTGCCACCGCCGCGCTGAGCCGGATACTCGGCAGGGGCAAGGGCGAGGCCCGGGGCGTCCGCAAGGTGCACGCCGTGCGCGGCGTCTCCTTCACCGCGTACCGCGGCGAGGCGATCGGCCTGATCGGGACCAACGGTTCCGGCAAGTCGACCCTGCTGCGGGCCATCGCCGGACTGCTGCCGACCGAGAGCGGCAAGGTCTACACCGACGGCCAGCCGTCGCTCCTCGGCGTCAACGCGGCGCTGATGAACGACCTGACCGGCGAGCGCAACGTCATCCTCGGCGGTCTGGCCATGGGCATGAGCAAGGAGGAGATCAAGGCCCGCTACCAGGGCATCGTCGACTTCTCCGGCATCAACGAGAAGGGTGACTTCATCACCCTCCCGATGCGGACGTACTCCTCCGGCATGGGAGCCCGGCTCCGCTTCTCCATCGCGGCCGCCAAGAACCACGACGTCCTCATGATCGACGAGGCGCTGGCCACCGGTGACAGCAAGTTCCGGATCCGTTCCGAGGAGCGGATCCGCGAGCTGCGCAAGGAGGCAGGCACGGTCTTCCTGGTCAGCCACAGCAACAAGTCGATCAGGGACACCTGCGACCGCGTCCTGTGGCTGGAGAAGGGCGAGCTGCTGATGGACGGGCCCGCCGACGAGGTGCTGAAGGCGTACGAGCGCGAGACCGGGAAGTAG
- a CDS encoding CDP-alcohol phosphatidyltransferase family protein — MPRPSVAELRPVVHPAGVKDRRSGEHWGGRLYMREISLRITRLLVTTKVTPNQLTYVMTLSGVLAAPALLIPGIWGAVLGVVAVQGYLLLDCVDGEVARWKKQFSLAGVYLDRVGAYLCDAAVLVGLGLRAADLWGTGRIDWLWAFLGTLAALGAILIKAETDLVGVARHQGGLPPVKEAASEPRSSGMALARRAAGALKFHRLILGIEASLLILVLAVADHIRGDLFFTRLGVAVLAGIALLQTVLHLVSILASSRLK, encoded by the coding sequence ATGCCAAGACCATCCGTAGCTGAACTCCGCCCGGTCGTGCACCCGGCGGGTGTGAAGGACCGGCGCAGCGGAGAGCACTGGGGCGGCCGCCTGTACATGCGCGAGATCTCGCTGCGCATCACCCGCCTCCTGGTCACCACCAAGGTCACGCCCAACCAGCTGACCTACGTGATGACCCTCAGCGGCGTCCTCGCCGCTCCGGCGCTGCTGATCCCCGGGATCTGGGGCGCCGTGCTGGGCGTGGTCGCGGTCCAGGGGTACCTGCTGCTCGACTGCGTCGACGGCGAGGTCGCGCGCTGGAAGAAGCAGTTCTCGCTGGCCGGCGTCTACCTGGACCGGGTCGGCGCGTACCTGTGCGACGCGGCGGTCCTGGTCGGCCTCGGCCTGCGCGCCGCCGACCTGTGGGGCACCGGCCGCATCGACTGGCTGTGGGCCTTCCTGGGCACCCTGGCCGCGCTCGGCGCGATCCTGATCAAGGCCGAGACCGACCTGGTCGGCGTGGCCCGGCACCAGGGTGGGCTGCCGCCGGTGAAGGAGGCGGCCTCCGAGCCGCGCTCCTCCGGCATGGCGCTGGCCCGCCGGGCCGCCGGCGCGCTGAAATTCCACCGGCTGATCCTCGGCATCGAGGCGTCGCTGCTGATCCTGGTCCTGGCGGTCGCCGACCACATCCGCGGCGATCTGTTCTTCACGCGCCTCGGGGTCGCGGTCCTGGCCGGCATCGCGCTGCTCCAGACGGTGCTGCACCTGGTGTCGATCCTGGCGTCGAGCAGGCTGAAGTGA
- a CDS encoding cation diffusion facilitator family transporter: protein MGAGHDHGHSHGGPPPTGTAAAAYRGRLRIALAITLSVMVVEVVGGIVADSLALIADAAHMATDAVGLAMALLAIHFANKPPSGNRTFGYARAEILAALANCLLLLVVGGYVLYEAVQRFIEPAETKGGLAIAFALVGLVANMISLSLLVRGQQESLNVRGAYLEVLADALGSVTVLISSGIILATGWQYADPIASIVIGLMIVPRTLKLLRETLDVLLESAPKGVDMAEVRAHIVALPGVQDVHDLHAWTITSGMPVLSAHVVVDQEALDAVGHEKMLHDLQGCLGDHFDVEHCTFQLEPVGHAEHEARLCH, encoded by the coding sequence ATGGGGGCTGGACACGACCACGGGCACAGCCACGGCGGCCCGCCGCCGACGGGCACGGCGGCCGCCGCGTACCGCGGGCGGCTGCGCATCGCGCTCGCCATCACGCTCTCGGTGATGGTGGTGGAGGTCGTCGGCGGCATCGTCGCGGACTCGCTGGCGCTGATCGCCGACGCGGCGCACATGGCGACCGACGCGGTGGGCCTGGCGATGGCCCTGCTCGCGATCCACTTCGCCAACAAGCCCCCCTCCGGGAACCGCACCTTCGGCTACGCCCGGGCGGAGATCCTGGCCGCGCTCGCGAACTGTCTGCTGCTGCTCGTCGTCGGCGGCTACGTGCTGTACGAGGCGGTGCAGCGGTTCATCGAGCCCGCCGAGACCAAGGGCGGCCTGGCGATCGCGTTCGCGCTCGTCGGCCTGGTGGCCAACATGATCTCCCTCTCGCTGCTGGTGCGCGGCCAGCAGGAGAGCCTGAACGTGCGCGGCGCGTATCTGGAGGTGCTCGCGGACGCGCTCGGCTCGGTGACGGTGCTGATCTCGTCCGGCATCATCCTGGCGACCGGCTGGCAGTACGCGGACCCGATCGCCTCGATCGTGATCGGCCTGATGATCGTGCCGCGCACGCTGAAGCTGCTGCGCGAGACCCTCGACGTGCTCCTGGAGTCGGCGCCGAAGGGCGTCGACATGGCCGAGGTGCGCGCCCACATCGTGGCGCTGCCCGGCGTGCAGGACGTGCACGACCTGCACGCCTGGACGATCACCTCCGGGATGCCGGTGCTCTCCGCGCACGTGGTGGTCGACCAGGAGGCGCTGGACGCGGTGGGCCACGAGAAGATGCTGCACGACCTCCAGGGGTGCCTGGGGGACCACTTCGACGTGGAGCACTGCACCTTCCAGCTGGAGCCGGTGGGTCACGCGGAGCACGAGGCGAGGCTCTGCCACTGA
- a CDS encoding phosphocholine cytidylyltransferase family protein, whose protein sequence is MIGLVLAAGAGRRLRPYTDTLPKALVPVDGETTVLDLTLANFAEVGLTEAAIVVGYRKEAVYARKEELEAKYGLKLTLIDNDKAEEWNNAYSLWCARDVLKRGVILANGDTVHPVSVEKTLLAARGDGQKIILALDTVKQLADEEMKVITADGQGVRKITKLMDPATATGEYIGVTLIEPEAAEELGDALKATFERDPDLYYEDGYQELVHRGFQIDVAPIGEVKWVEIDNHDDLAKGREIACQY, encoded by the coding sequence ATGATCGGCCTCGTACTGGCAGCCGGTGCAGGACGGCGTCTGCGCCCTTACACCGACACGCTCCCGAAGGCCCTCGTGCCCGTGGACGGCGAGACGACCGTGCTCGACCTCACCCTCGCCAACTTCGCCGAGGTCGGCCTCACCGAGGCCGCGATCGTCGTCGGCTACCGCAAGGAGGCCGTCTACGCGCGCAAGGAGGAGCTGGAGGCGAAGTACGGCCTGAAGCTCACCCTGATCGACAACGACAAGGCCGAGGAGTGGAACAACGCCTACTCCCTGTGGTGCGCCCGTGACGTCCTCAAGCGGGGCGTGATCCTCGCCAACGGCGACACCGTGCACCCGGTCTCCGTCGAGAAGACCCTGCTCGCCGCCCGCGGCGACGGCCAGAAGATCATCCTCGCCCTCGACACGGTGAAGCAGCTCGCCGACGAGGAGATGAAGGTCATCACCGCCGACGGCCAGGGCGTGCGGAAGATCACCAAGCTCATGGACCCGGCCACCGCCACCGGTGAGTACATCGGCGTCACCCTGATCGAGCCCGAGGCCGCCGAGGAGCTCGGCGACGCCCTCAAGGCCACCTTCGAGCGCGACCCCGACCTCTACTACGAGGACGGCTACCAGGAGCTCGTCCACCGCGGCTTCCAGATCGACGTGGCCCCCATCGGCGAAGTGAAGTGGGTCGAGATCGACAACCACGACGACCTCGCGAAGGGCCGTGAGATCGCGTGCCAGTACTGA
- a CDS encoding bifunctional class I SAM-dependent methyltransferase/N-acetyltransferase: protein MSDNNNALYDAFFALHHGLPRQGPGSDSTTRRLLSLCGPLPARPRVLDLGCGPGRSALLLAAEAGAEVTAVDLHRPFLDELRTAAEARGLGGSVHTVEADMGALDLPDGSFDLIWAESSAYVIGFDTALRAWRGLLAPGGTLVLTECEWTTGAPGPEARAFWDQHYTLRTTAENTAATVAAGYHVLGVVPQPESDWEAYYGPLGERADAADPSAPGMAEALAATRAEIAMRREHGAEYGYTGYVLRRADDRWSTREETAADVAGVREINTAAFATAEEAGLVDALREDPEAWLPGLSYVAEAPDGTVAGYALITRCTVGGEPAAALAPVAVAPAFQRQGAGEAVVRAVLDAARLRGERLVLVLGHPEYYPRFGFVRASEYGIRPGFEVPDEAMMALALDGSAPLPLGMIHYPAAFGV from the coding sequence TTGTCCGACAACAACAACGCTCTGTACGACGCCTTCTTCGCCCTGCACCACGGTCTGCCGCGGCAGGGCCCGGGCTCCGATTCCACCACCCGCCGGCTGCTCTCGCTCTGCGGCCCGCTTCCCGCGCGTCCGCGCGTGCTCGACCTGGGCTGCGGCCCGGGCCGCAGCGCGCTGCTGCTCGCGGCCGAGGCGGGCGCCGAGGTCACGGCCGTCGACCTGCACCGGCCGTTCCTGGACGAGCTGCGCACGGCCGCCGAGGCCCGCGGGCTGGGCGGCTCGGTGCACACGGTCGAGGCCGACATGGGCGCGCTCGACCTCCCGGACGGGTCGTTCGACCTGATCTGGGCGGAGAGCTCGGCCTACGTGATCGGCTTCGACACCGCCCTGCGCGCGTGGCGCGGGCTGCTCGCGCCCGGAGGGACGCTCGTGCTCACCGAGTGCGAATGGACCACCGGCGCCCCCGGCCCGGAGGCGCGCGCCTTCTGGGACCAGCACTACACGCTCCGCACCACCGCCGAGAACACCGCGGCGACGGTCGCCGCCGGGTACCACGTCCTCGGCGTCGTACCCCAGCCGGAGAGCGACTGGGAGGCGTACTACGGCCCACTGGGCGAGCGGGCCGACGCCGCGGACCCGTCGGCCCCCGGCATGGCCGAGGCTCTGGCGGCCACCCGCGCGGAGATCGCGATGCGCCGCGAGCACGGCGCCGAGTACGGCTACACCGGCTACGTGCTGCGGCGGGCGGACGACCGCTGGAGCACCCGGGAAGAGACGGCCGCGGACGTCGCCGGCGTACGGGAGATCAACACGGCGGCCTTCGCGACCGCGGAGGAGGCCGGGCTCGTCGACGCCCTGCGCGAGGACCCGGAAGCCTGGCTGCCGGGCCTGTCGTACGTCGCCGAGGCCCCGGACGGCACCGTCGCCGGGTACGCGCTGATCACCCGGTGCACGGTCGGCGGCGAGCCGGCCGCCGCGCTGGCGCCGGTCGCCGTCGCACCCGCCTTCCAGCGGCAGGGGGCCGGCGAGGCCGTGGTCCGGGCCGTGCTCGACGCGGCGCGGCTGCGCGGGGAGCGGCTCGTGCTGGTGCTCGGGCACCCGGAGTACTACCCGAGGTTCGGTTTCGTCCGGGCGTCGGAGTACGGGATCCGGCCGGGCTTCGAGGTTCCGGACGAGGCCATGATGGCGCTGGCACTGGACGGTTCCGCTCCGCTTCCGCTGGGCATGATCCACTACCCGGCGGCCTTCGGGGTCTGA
- a CDS encoding iron-containing alcohol dehydrogenase family protein, producing the protein MPVLTRLIPSPVVVDVSRGAMGDLAGLLADQRISASGKLAFAISGGSGQKLREKLAPALSGADWYEVCDGTLDSAVKLADDIKGNRYDAVVGLGGGKIIDVAKYAAARVGLPMVAVATNLSHDGLCSPVSILDNDNGRGSYGVPTPIAMVIDLDVVRDAPVRFIRSGIGDAISNISAIADWELSRDVNGEPVDGLAAAMARTAGESVLRHPGGVGDDEFLTVLSEGLVLSGIAMSISGDTRPSSGACHEISHAFDLLYPERSAAHGEQVGLGAAFAMHLRGAAEESGLFAEVLRRHGLPVLPEEMGFSVDEFVAAVAYAPQTRPGRFTILEHLDLNDDQIRDAYADYAKTIRS; encoded by the coding sequence GTGCCAGTACTGACCCGGCTCATTCCCTCGCCGGTCGTCGTCGACGTCAGCCGGGGTGCGATGGGGGACCTCGCCGGTCTCCTCGCCGACCAGCGGATCTCCGCCTCCGGCAAGCTCGCCTTCGCGATCAGCGGCGGCTCCGGTCAGAAGCTGCGCGAGAAGCTCGCGCCCGCCCTGTCCGGCGCCGACTGGTACGAGGTCTGCGACGGCACCCTGGACTCCGCGGTCAAGCTCGCCGACGACATCAAGGGCAACCGGTACGACGCCGTGGTCGGCCTCGGCGGCGGCAAGATCATCGACGTGGCGAAGTACGCCGCGGCGCGGGTCGGCCTGCCCATGGTCGCCGTCGCGACGAACCTGTCGCACGACGGCCTGTGCTCCCCGGTGTCGATCCTGGACAACGACAACGGCCGCGGCTCCTACGGCGTCCCGACCCCCATCGCGATGGTGATCGACCTGGACGTCGTCCGGGACGCCCCGGTCCGGTTCATCCGCTCCGGCATCGGCGACGCGATCTCCAACATCTCGGCCATCGCCGACTGGGAGCTGTCCCGCGACGTCAACGGCGAGCCCGTGGACGGCCTGGCCGCCGCCATGGCCCGCACCGCCGGCGAGTCGGTGCTCCGGCACCCCGGCGGCGTCGGCGACGACGAGTTCCTCACCGTCCTGTCCGAGGGCCTGGTGCTGTCCGGCATCGCCATGTCGATCTCCGGCGACACCCGCCCCTCGTCCGGCGCCTGCCACGAGATCAGCCACGCCTTCGACCTGCTCTACCCGGAGCGCTCCGCCGCCCACGGCGAGCAGGTCGGCCTCGGCGCCGCCTTCGCGATGCACCTGCGCGGGGCCGCCGAGGAGTCCGGCCTGTTCGCCGAGGTGCTGCGGCGGCACGGCCTGCCCGTCCTGCCCGAGGAGATGGGCTTCTCCGTGGACGAGTTCGTCGCCGCCGTCGCGTACGCGCCGCAGACCCGCCCCGGACGCTTCACCATCCTCGAGCACCTCGACCTCAACGACGACCAGATCAGGGACGCGTACGCCGACTATGCCAAGACCATCCGTAGCTGA
- a CDS encoding glycosyltransferase family 2 protein has translation MSKPLKLGAVIITMGNRPDDLRALLDSVARQDGDPVEVVVVGNGAPVTDVPAGVRTIDLPENLGIPGGRNVGIEAFGPGGTDVDVLLFLDDDGLLPNTDTAELVRQAFTADPKLGIVSFRIADPETGLTQRRHVPRLRASDPMRSSRVTTFLGGANAVRTKVTAEVGGLPDEFFYAHEETDLAWRALDAGWMIDYRSDMVLFHPTTPPSRHATYHFNVARNRVWLARRNLPAPLIPLYLGVWLLLTLVRRPSGAALKAWFGGFKEGWTTPCGPRRPMKWRTVWRLTRLGRPPVI, from the coding sequence ATGAGCAAGCCACTGAAGCTGGGCGCCGTCATCATCACCATGGGCAACCGCCCCGACGACCTGCGCGCCCTGCTCGACTCGGTCGCCCGACAGGACGGCGACCCGGTCGAGGTCGTCGTGGTCGGCAACGGCGCGCCCGTCACGGACGTCCCCGCGGGCGTGCGGACCATCGACCTGCCGGAGAACCTCGGCATCCCCGGCGGCCGCAACGTCGGCATCGAGGCCTTCGGCCCCGGCGGCACCGACGTCGACGTCCTGCTCTTCCTCGACGACGACGGCCTGCTGCCGAACACCGACACCGCCGAGCTGGTCCGCCAGGCCTTCACCGCCGACCCGAAGCTGGGCATCGTCAGCTTCCGGATCGCCGACCCGGAGACCGGGCTCACCCAGCGCCGGCACGTGCCCCGGCTGCGCGCCTCCGACCCGATGCGGTCCTCGCGCGTGACGACCTTCCTGGGCGGCGCCAACGCCGTCCGTACCAAGGTCACGGCCGAGGTCGGCGGGCTGCCGGACGAGTTCTTCTACGCCCACGAGGAGACCGATCTCGCCTGGCGGGCGCTGGACGCCGGCTGGATGATCGACTATCGCTCCGACATGGTGCTGTTCCACCCCACGACGCCGCCCTCCCGGCACGCGACGTACCACTTCAACGTGGCCCGCAACCGGGTCTGGCTGGCCCGGCGGAACCTGCCCGCCCCGCTGATCCCGCTCTACCTGGGGGTCTGGCTGCTGCTCACCCTGGTCAGGCGGCCCTCCGGGGCCGCGCTGAAGGCCTGGTTCGGCGGCTTCAAGGAGGGCTGGACCACCCCGTGCGGTCCGCGTCGGCCCATGAAGTGGCGTACGGTGTGGCGGCTGACCAGACTGGGCCGCCCTCCTGTCATCTGA